One window of Phycisphaerae bacterium genomic DNA carries:
- a CDS encoding serine/threonine protein kinase, which produces MHSDNPIDNARVLDEIADSLPEYQPIEMLAQGGQGEVVLAEQRSTERLVVLKILPRENPVSVSSAERFAREVKSISRLQHPNIIKLHDSGTLRGRPFIVIEFVDGWTLNEYLEATKPTTQYIASLFAKILHAVHHAHQRQIIHRDLKPANIMVDSDGEPHVLDFGLSTILSDSIYDAPEQRISLPGQVVGTLCYLSPEQARGRNELVDTRSDIYTLGVLLFEALTGRLPYMEQSEGRALHQAIMGGFIISSGDGDDAAQSLSRIPTDLAAIAFKAMKYDPDERYKSAEAMAEDLERYARGEAVLALSSRNRLYAARKFALRHRLPIAASVLLIVAVIISGVIISRERDEAVRQRDAAQATAQLSHELMNRIVDEVNDLIRPLAGGDEARLRVHRILARQYTKLHELIGSEATADDLECGILLNMGELAAGEGNHETAIRYFESAIEKLNAIPSSLPEHQFRQIRAWIALGQSGHEPEENFRTALERADALMTSSLRDKEALKWYLRAINAFCELLVHRGRFVEGRQLIDRFEAKHGLIDPEDDLDSTLLRLLAEHEDWCAEIGSRLGEYADALAFLRSALKIRTTIINRRPTDTEARRGLMRTQHRLFDLLLKNGNLVESRKLIDEAVAQGEYLVRANPLNDLWLLDLAHAYSRQSLLNENEQRDAAAVESAQRAIDLCERRPNQDSNTLEWERLHAGAYRQRGIGRFRLEYFEDADRDFLESIRRYRLLIVDDPDNTLKRSLARTLDWSGRCAEALRRPQQSLELYSEAMKIRSELAAANSEIIDYQIDLVVSKMKLAAWHLLRNTAEDDLAALSLMDAADRAIEKLKAEGKLEGRDAIYAKHRHALKTNRNSIERRARKRLSSATEPVAPQ; this is translated from the coding sequence ATGCACAGCGACAACCCGATTGACAACGCGCGCGTTCTGGACGAAATCGCCGATTCGCTGCCGGAATATCAGCCGATCGAAATGCTCGCGCAGGGCGGACAGGGCGAGGTTGTGCTGGCCGAGCAGCGATCCACCGAGCGACTCGTTGTTTTGAAGATACTTCCTCGCGAGAATCCGGTCTCCGTCAGCAGTGCCGAGCGCTTTGCACGCGAAGTCAAATCCATTTCCCGTCTCCAGCACCCCAACATCATCAAGCTGCACGACAGCGGAACACTCCGTGGCCGGCCGTTTATCGTTATTGAATTCGTCGATGGATGGACCCTTAACGAGTACCTCGAAGCAACCAAACCGACCACACAGTATATTGCATCTCTTTTCGCGAAAATCCTGCACGCGGTTCACCACGCCCATCAGCGACAGATTATTCATCGCGATCTGAAGCCCGCCAATATCATGGTTGACTCTGATGGCGAACCCCATGTACTCGACTTCGGCCTTTCGACCATCCTTTCCGACTCGATTTATGACGCGCCCGAACAGCGTATCTCCCTGCCGGGTCAGGTCGTTGGCACTCTTTGCTACCTGAGCCCCGAGCAGGCCCGTGGTCGCAACGAACTTGTCGATACACGCAGTGATATCTACACGCTGGGCGTGCTGCTGTTCGAAGCACTGACCGGAAGACTGCCCTACATGGAGCAATCAGAGGGCCGAGCGCTGCACCAAGCGATCATGGGTGGCTTCATCATCTCGTCCGGTGATGGTGACGACGCCGCCCAGAGCCTGAGCCGCATTCCGACCGATCTCGCCGCCATTGCATTCAAAGCGATGAAATATGATCCGGACGAGCGGTACAAGTCTGCTGAAGCCATGGCGGAGGACCTGGAGCGATACGCGCGGGGCGAAGCCGTTCTGGCGCTGAGCAGCCGAAATCGATTGTACGCCGCTCGTAAATTCGCCCTGCGGCACCGCTTGCCGATCGCGGCGTCGGTCCTGCTAATCGTCGCCGTGATCATTTCCGGAGTCATTATTTCACGCGAGCGTGACGAGGCCGTCCGACAGAGAGACGCCGCGCAGGCCACCGCACAGTTGTCGCATGAGCTTATGAACCGAATCGTGGACGAGGTGAACGACCTGATCCGGCCGCTCGCCGGCGGGGACGAGGCGCGGCTTCGCGTTCACCGGATACTGGCGCGGCAGTACACCAAGCTGCACGAACTGATCGGATCCGAGGCAACGGCTGACGATCTTGAGTGCGGCATTCTTCTGAATATGGGCGAACTGGCCGCCGGTGAGGGCAACCACGAAACCGCGATCCGATACTTTGAATCCGCCATTGAGAAGCTGAATGCAATTCCGTCTTCGTTGCCGGAACATCAATTCCGTCAGATTCGAGCGTGGATTGCGCTGGGACAATCAGGACATGAGCCGGAAGAGAATTTTCGAACGGCTCTGGAGCGCGCCGACGCTTTGATGACTTCCTCGCTTCGGGATAAAGAGGCGCTGAAATGGTACTTGCGCGCCATCAACGCCTTCTGCGAACTGCTCGTGCATCGCGGCCGATTCGTTGAGGGCCGGCAACTGATCGATCGGTTCGAAGCGAAGCACGGTTTGATTGATCCGGAGGACGATCTTGACTCGACCCTGCTTCGGCTCCTCGCAGAGCACGAAGACTGGTGCGCCGAGATCGGCTCGCGACTGGGTGAATACGCCGACGCGCTTGCATTTCTTCGATCTGCATTGAAAATTCGCACAACGATTATCAATCGCCGGCCGACGGATACCGAGGCGCGCCGCGGCCTCATGCGAACGCAGCACCGGCTGTTCGACCTGTTGCTGAAGAACGGCAACCTCGTGGAATCGAGAAAGCTTATCGATGAGGCCGTCGCGCAGGGAGAGTATCTCGTTCGGGCGAACCCCCTGAACGATCTGTGGCTGCTCGATCTCGCTCACGCCTACAGCCGACAGAGCCTCCTGAACGAAAACGAGCAGCGCGATGCCGCCGCGGTTGAGAGCGCCCAACGCGCGATTGATCTTTGTGAGCGCCGTCCGAATCAGGACAGCAACACCCTCGAATGGGAACGGCTGCACGCGGGCGCTTACCGGCAACGCGGAATCGGACGGTTCCGGCTGGAGTATTTTGAAGACGCGGACCGCGATTTTCTGGAGTCCATCCGGCGCTACCGCCTTCTGATCGTTGATGACCCGGATAACACCTTGAAGCGTTCGCTCGCCAGAACGCTCGACTGGTCGGGCCGATGCGCCGAGGCGCTCCGGCGACCGCAGCAATCGCTCGAGTTGTATTCAGAGGCCATGAAGATTCGCAGCGAACTGGCCGCGGCCAATTCCGAAATCATCGACTACCAGATCGACCTGGTCGTGTCCAAGATGAAGCTTGCAGCGTGGCACCTCCTCCGGAATACGGCTGAAGACGACCTGGCCGCCCTGAGCCTGATGGACGCGGCCGACCGGGCAATTGAGAAACTGAAAGCCGAAGGCAAACTCGAAGGACGCGACGCGATTTACGCGAAGCATCGACACGCCCTCAAGACCAATCGAAATTCAATCGAACGACGAGCTCGGAAGCGATTGTCATCGGCAACCGAGCCCGTCGCCCCTCAATGA
- a CDS encoding HTH domain-containing protein: protein MVSANPSAPRLNGSRVDRVLYFLSRFYHEPEGLSSGRLRLELGISRRTFHRYIERLGAAGIEISYDPISRRHLLRRSRGISVDSGLTADEMAALLLHFEEGYTPLHGSSFEFFLGSALRRIIGSISNSDQSEKVSRAMASFRREAIRRITKERLNGATPTRHAN, encoded by the coding sequence ATGGTTTCGGCAAATCCCTCGGCTCCCCGATTGAATGGTTCACGGGTCGATCGAGTTCTGTACTTCCTATCGCGGTTCTACCATGAACCGGAGGGCTTAAGCAGTGGGCGATTGCGACTGGAACTGGGTATCAGCCGCCGGACGTTTCATCGGTACATCGAACGGCTCGGCGCGGCGGGGATTGAGATTTCGTACGATCCCATAAGTCGGCGTCACCTGCTTCGTCGATCCCGCGGAATAAGCGTCGATTCAGGGCTGACGGCGGATGAGATGGCGGCATTGCTTCTTCACTTCGAAGAGGGGTACACGCCGCTTCATGGGTCATCCTTCGAGTTTTTCCTTGGGTCTGCGCTTCGGCGCATCATCGGTTCCATCTCGAACAGCGACCAAAGCGAAAAGGTGTCGCGCGCCATGGCATCGTTCCGTCGCGAGGCTATCCGGCGAATTACCAAAGAACGGCTGAACGGCGCGACGCCCACCCGACATGCCAATTAA